The Glycine soja cultivar W05 chromosome 9, ASM419377v2, whole genome shotgun sequence sequence taatataagaaaaaattttaaacaaaagtttaatattatttatttctgaTCATATACtgctaaatatataataaaaatgccaaaatttatttatccaaaaaataTGCAGAAAAAAATGATGGGAGTGTGACCATAGCTTTGGTTTTAGCTTGGGCGACGATAAGGAAAGTAGTACATCACCTTTAATAGCGTTGACTGTCGTGTTTGTAAAAAATGGAAATGCATAGTTTATGTCTTTATGAACAGAGACTTCATAAAGCACTATTGAATAGTATTAAGAACTTTTacgtcaaaaagaaaaatagtattcCCCCATTCCTATccgttaaaaaaatgataattttattatatatgataatgataatttgtaattagatataaaaaaagttattagtgtatattaattaaattcttaatatttaagataattaaaattatttaaatgattaattaaaatattcgcTGTTATTTTGTTATCTCATAACgtgataaattaacaaaatttataataaaaatcatgaaTAAATATTTCCTCAAAACAATTCAGAATCATGCAATTTATATAATGTCCGTACGCAGATTCAAATGAAACCATGTGCATTTGTCCGGAGCTGTTTCATctgaagaaattttttatccTGCTGTAATACCTATAGTTTATATTCTAAATTAAgcaattattttcattaaagaaattaaattaaaaaagtggcataaaattaatatgtatttatataataatgagaaaatctataattaattctaagaatatgaaaaaaatctataattaaaaagaagaagTTTGGTTCCACTTCCACTCTCTTAATAAGTTGCCAGTTCGCATTTGTTGTCAAGTACACTGGattcaaaaaggaaaaacaaacaaaaagctaTTGCACAGGATAGAGATCATTAACCATAATGATTATgtgtgtttttcaatttttttaaaataccaaatttggttttttatgaaaaaattaaatttaacctttaaatatataaaaagtataacagattagttatgaaaaaaaattagtgataAATTAGTCttcaaaatttgtaacttaatattaaatttattataaaaaaatataatattgacaAATTAATGATCTCTAAACCTTGTtaataacaaaatgattttataaatttaagattaaaatataatttttattcttttattctctaaaatatgtgattttaatttatttttttaattgaaacattttatctttatttttaaagagttttttattttaatcaaagacatttaattctccacttttaaaaaaattatttatttttttagtagttgtGGTTAAATGTTGATTTATGTAATTTGACCGGTATATTCCtatttattattcatatgatatatatttttttaattactagcaaacttaatttcttaaaaagttttaaaaagtaCATAATAAAatctgaaaatgaaaaaaaattaaaatcataaattttttaaaaaagtaaaagacaaaatatctaaattaaaaaaattaaaaaaataaaaattataattttttttaaaataaaatatctcaactaaaaaaatagaaaaaaataaaattacaaatttaaaaacataagaaaacaagaattatattttaatttaaatttaataacataACCAATTTATCATACTTCttacatattaaaaactaaatataaattttctatCTGGTAACTAATTTATTACCATTATAGTTTGAAGGATGAAAATgagttatttttcttctcttgtgaTCTGTTGCCCACTTTGGAACGAAGGGGAAGTGTGGGGCCCACCACCAACACGTCTTTTGGACCTTCATAGTAAAGTCTTTGCTTTGTCGTGGCGTACTTTCCTCTGTTGCAAACCCAATCTTCGCCCTTGGATCCACGAAACCTCTTTGACTTTTCCAACCACTTTCTCTTTTATAATAACCCTCTCCCCCACACCCTCCCACCAAACCCAAAACCTCTTCTTCTTACTCTCTTACGTTAATTCTTCGTTGTCTATGATGGCATTGGATATGATTGATGTTGTTCCCAGGACGAGGatggaagaagaaaatataGCAATACAAGAAGCAGCTTCCGCTGGGTTAAAGAGCATGGAGCATCTCATTCGTctcctttctccttcttcttctcttcacaaCAACGTTAATAATCTCAATCTCAACCACCTCGACTGCTCCGAAATCACCGGCTTCACTGTCTCCAAGTTCAAACAAGTCATCAACCTTCTCAACCGCACCGGCCACGCCCGCTTCCGCCGCTCTCCAccccaagcccaagcccaagcccaagcccaagcccaagcccaaacTAATCCTCAACCACAACCTCAGATCCAACAACAAGGGTTCAGTTTAGATTTCGTGAAGCCCACCATTCTAAACTCAAAGCCCATCAACAAAGACGAAACTTTGACTCTTTCAACAACCTCTTCTTCCTTCATGTCCTCCGTCACCAACGACGCCAGCGTCTCCGACGGCAAGATCGGACCTTTCCTCCCTCCCTCCGCCGCCAAACCCCCTCTCTCCTCCGCCCACCGGAAAAAGTGCCGCGACGCCGCCGCAGCACTCTCCGCCAAACCCTCCTGCCACTGCTCCAAGAAAAGGTTTGTTTTTTCCCCCCACACCCTtcgaaaaaaacaaataaataaacaaagaaactggtgttgattaatttttgttttcttaggaAATCACGCGTGAAACGAACGATTCGGGTGCCGGCGATAAGCTCAAAGATCGCAGATATCCCACCGGACGAGTATTCGTGGAGAAAATACGGTCAAAAACCGATCAAGGGCTCACCTTACCCTCGGTATTATTCTATTCCTTCTTCTATCTTCATGCTGAATCGGTCAAAGTCAAATGCAGATCTCaaagttctttcttttttcagaaaaaaattaactatgaTTAAGGTCTATGATAAAAGATCGAACTTTGTTCGGGTTTCCCAATAAATTTATATGTTGTTTTGAATGTTCgatatattgaaaatttatttttgggttCTCATCATTAAATCaacgaaaaaaattattgagactCAGAGTATTCGATCATTTCTCACAgactttaaacatattttagtctCTAATTAATGTATTGAAACTTCACTTCACTTCAATAGTTTACATGCctaatgttaaattaaattgaaaccTTTCTTTGATTattccaattttatttaatgaacaaTACTATAAAAAGGAGCATATAAGGAATTGAATATAGTAGTATaagttttatgcttaatttaatttgagtaataattaataattaactaaattGGTTTTTGAATTGGCAGAGGGTACTACAAGTGCAGCACCGTGAGAGGGTGTCCGGCGAGGAAGCACGTGGAGCGAGCGCAGGATGACCCCAAGATGCTAATAGTGACTTACGAGGGTGAGCACCGTCACGTGCTGCCGTTAACTTCCGCCGCCGGCGTTAGTTTCGGCCATTGAGTTAATCGACGGCGTCTTTTGGAAACTTGACGGGGGACGTTAAATGAGCGTCGGATCGTGAAGTAACGGCGGATGCGAACAAGGATCGATTCGGTTCGAGGACGGAAAAAGAAAAGTGGCAACTAAAGTCAACTTTCGCGTTGTGGAATGATTTTGTTGACGAGGACTTTTGTGTAAATTTGACCCCAAGTAAAGTAGTGCAGGTCTcaaagaatgaaaattatagTGATCTCAtctgtttttctttatttctattttttttttaaaagagacatttatttatttatttatttgatgttaGAGTTGAATTGGTTGAAGGATGGGGCTGCAATAATTTTCTTggtagaagaataaaaaaatattaatattgggAGATCTAAGTTGAAAGATTAGA is a genomic window containing:
- the LOC114367904 gene encoding probable WRKY transcription factor 11: MMALDMIDVVPRTRMEEENIAIQEAASAGLKSMEHLIRLLSPSSSLHNNVNNLNLNHLDCSEITGFTVSKFKQVINLLNRTGHARFRRSPPQAQAQAQAQAQAQTNPQPQPQIQQQGFSLDFVKPTILNSKPINKDETLTLSTTSSSFMSSVTNDASVSDGKIGPFLPPSAAKPPLSSAHRKKCRDAAAALSAKPSCHCSKKRKSRVKRTIRVPAISSKIADIPPDEYSWRKYGQKPIKGSPYPRGYYKCSTVRGCPARKHVERAQDDPKMLIVTYEGEHRHVLPLTSAAGVSFGH